DNA sequence from the Pseudoglutamicibacter cumminsii genome:
GGAGCTTGCGCAGAGTAGTTAAACGAGGGTCGCAGCTAGCCGCAACAGCAGCTCTGCTGTTGCTCGGCCCGCGACTTCTTCGCGCCAGCGCGCCCGCGCAACCGTCTGGGATACCGCCTGGACTGTGACCCCTAGGGCCTCGGCGATCGCTTTCTGTTGCCCCCGCACGCCCGGAAGCAAAAGGTCGACCACAGCCCAATCGGCGGCAGACCTGCGCGCAACCACGTCCCCCAACAGGATCAACGCGCCCTCAGCGGCAGCCGCAGTTTCCGGTGCGGTGGGCAGGCCTTCGAGCGCGACACCAGCCGGGCCCGCCTCGACAGCCACCGGAACCGGCGCCCGCACCGTCCGCTCAACAGCCACGCGAGACCGAGCCGCCGCCGCATCGCCGGCGTCAGCGCCAGCAACCCCGATACCCACCCGGAACACTGCACCGTTCGGACCGGGCCGCAGCCCCGTCAATGCGGCCAAAACCGCATCGCGAGGGTCATCAACAAAGCCGGCCGCCTCATCGCCCACGGTCCGAGCGAAACCATCAGCCGCATCGCCCACCGACCGTTTAAGCGACTGCAGCAGAACACCCACGCCATCGCCGACGTCGCGGGTGTTCTGCTGCGTCAAAGTCACATGGAACAGGGGGCTCAGCCCTTGAAGCGCTCGATCGACTCCTGAAGTTCCTTCTCAGCGGCCGCGCGGTCAGCCCAGCCCTCAACCTTGACCCACTTGCCTGGCTCAAGGTCCTTGTAGCGGGTGAAGAAGTGCTCGATCTCCTGGCGCAAGAACTCGCCCAAGTCCTCAACGTCCTGGATGTGATCGAAACGTGGGTCGGAAGGAACGCACACAACCTTCGCGTCCTCGCCGCCGTCATCGGTCATGTTCAAAACACCGATCGGGCGAGCCTCAACAACAACGCCTGGGTGCAGGTCAACGTCTGGGATGTAAACCAGCGCATCCAGCGGGTCGCCGTCCAAGCCGAGGGTGTTGTCGAAGAACCCGTAGTGGGTTGGGTACTGCATAGGGGTGAACAGCACGCGATCCAGGTGGATGCGGCCGGTTTCGTGGTCCACTTCGTATTTGACACGGGAACCGGCAGGGATTTCGATGGTTACATCGTGCTTCATGTGTGCACTCCTTTTAACGGTGGGATGCCTGTTTAGCGACGGGATGCCTAGCCGAAAGGCGCAGGCTTTCTCTAGTTTTAAAGGGTAACCGACGGCGGCGAAGTAGGATTCCATTCATGACCACGCGTTCCCGATCTCAGCGTCGCTTCCTGATCCCTGTGGTTGTGGCGTTCTTGTTGGTCGCTACAACGCAGATCACGTCCGCGTATTTTGGGCGCCCGGATGAGCCTGCGGCTACCGCTAAGGTCCCAGATCTGCCGGTGGCTCCGTTGAGTGAGTCGGGGCCGGCACCGGACGCCGCGGTGTTGCAGGAAAAGGTCGATGCGGCAATCAAGGGCAGCCCGGGTCGGGTTGAGGTTTCGGTGGTCGATGCGGTGACCGGCGAGCAGGTCGCTCACGTTGGTGACGGCGCGGCTTTGATTCCGGCGTCTTCGTTGAAGGTTTTGACGGGCACTGCGGCGGTGGCTTCGCTCGGGTTGGAGCAGACGTGGGTTACGCGGACCGTGCTGGAGCATCGGGATGGTGAGGCGCCCGTTGTGTGGCTGGTTGCTGGCGGCGATGTGATGCTCGCGCCGGGCTCTGGAGACCCAAAGGTTGCGAATGGTCGCGCTGGTTTGAAGACGCTGGCTGAGCAGACCGCTAAAGAACTGAAAGCATCCGGGGCGCTAGAGGAGTCCGGCGGTTCGCTCACGGTTGGTGTGGATACCCGCATGTTTAGCGGCGAACAGCTGCACCCTGACTGGTCGGATGATCTGGTGTCCAGCCATAACGTCACCGATATTTCGCCGATCGCCGTGTTCGCGGGCCGCACTGACGCGGCGCATACCTCGCCGGTGGTGCGGCATCCGGATGCCGCGGCGTTGAAGACGTTCGCGGGGAACCTGAAGGACGCATTGGGTTCCGAGGTTACGGCGGTGGATGACGATGCGGAACCCGGCTTCCGTGAGGTTGACCCGTTCAACACGGGAACGGTTGAAGGTCAGCTCGCCGCGGTGCACTCAGCGACTGTACGCGAACAGCTCGCCTACGCAGAAGCCCACTCAGACAACGTGATTCTCGAAGTCTATGGCCGTCTCGTAGGCATCAAACTGGGCCGCGGCGGCACTGAGGAGGGCGCCGTCGAAGGGGTGACCCGCGTCCTTAAGGAACTCGAGGTGGACACCAGCAACCTCATCATGCGCGACGCCAGCGGCCTCTCCCCAGAAAACCGTGTTCCCGCCCGCACCCTCGCCGAGACCATGGCGCTAACCCTCAACGCCGGCGACCAAGCTAGCACCAAGAAAGCTGGCCCCAGCACAGCCAGCGCCAAGAAGGAAGCCCAGCGCATCCGTCGTGATCTGGCGTTCATACCAACAATGCTTCCGCGTGCCGGCGCCACCGGAACCTTGCAACACCGCCTAGACGGGACCAAGGCCAAGGCGCTCGTGCTCGGCAAAACCGGCACGCTCATCGACGTCATATCTCTTACGGGCGTCGTGACAACTAAGGAGGGCCGACCGCTCGGATTCTCGATCCTGTTCAACGACGTCGAAGGCAACCTGGATTCTGCGCGCGCCTCCGCCGACGCCGTCGCAACCGCGCTCGCCGACTGTGGCTGCCAATAAGCGGCCACCGATAACCGGCAACCATCAACGAAACCCCGCCACGATGAACAACGAACGCATCCCTCCCGCAGAGTTCCGGCGCATCCAACGCGCCCGCGAAGCCCTCCGCAACCGGCTACCCGGCGGGCTCAACTATGTCCTCGCGGTGTCCGGCGGCGCGGATTCGCTCGCGCTCGCCGCGGTGTGCGGGCAGATGCGCCGCGACGGGGACCTGACAGGCCATGTCACGGCGGCGATCGTGGACCACCAGCTCCAGCCGGGAAGCGCGGAAGCCGCGGAAGGCGCCGCGCAAGCGTGCCGCGAACTCGGCGTGGACCGCGTGGTGATCCGCCGCATCGTGGTGTCAGGTAAAGGCACAGAGAACGATGCGCGGGAGGCTCGATACCGCGAACTTGAGTTGGTACGGCAGGAAGTCGGCGCCGAGTTCCTGCTGACCGCCCACACCGCGAACGACCAAGCGGAACAGGTCCTGCTCGCGTTGGCGCGCGGATCCGGTACGCGCGCAATCGCCGGGATCCCGGATCGCCGTGGCCGGGTTTTGCGCCCGTTCCTCGACGTGTGGCGCGAAGACACGGAAGCCGTGTGCGAAGCCTACGGAGTGGAGCCGTGGGAGGACCCCACCAACGCAGACCCCGAATTCGCGCTGCGGAACAAGGTCCGGCTTGAACTCCTGCCCGAAATCACGCGGATCCTCGGCGACGGTGCGCTCGCCAACCTCGTGCGCACCGCAACCCAAGCCCGCCACGACGCCGAACACCTCGACAACGAAGCCCAAGCCGCACTCCAAGCCTGCGCGCTCACCGAAACCCCGGACGTCCTCGAAGGCCCACGCGCGTCAGGCCGAGCACCCATGCAATGGGACCTCGACCGCTACCTCCTCAAAAACGCGCCACAAGCGATCCGCACCCGCGTACTCCGCATCGCCGCGCAAACCGTTGGTGGACGCGCCCCCACCGCTGAACGCACAGCCGCACTCGAACGCCTCACCGCAGGCGAAGGCTCCGCCGGCCCCATCCAGCTCGACGGCTACGTCACCGCCCACCGCATCAAAACCACACCTGACCACAGCGTCATCCGGTTCATCGGGCGCCCGCCGGCTGCCGCATCGGACGCATCCACCGCATCGGACGCATAAAGACGCACGAAACCGCACAAATCTGCGCACAAATCCTGCAGAGAACCCCGCGGTGTGCAAACATGTAATGAAGCGGCTTTGCACATTCGAAGCCGCCGGCCACAACATCGTGTAAAAAGGGGAAGTTCGTGAAGCCAGAACACGTCGCCGATGACCTAAAAAATGTACTCATGTCGCGTGAGGAAATCGATCAGGTTGTTCGCGACCTGGCCGCACGAATCGATGAGGACTACGCCGGCCGCGACCTTCTGCTCGTCGGTGTTCTCAAGGGTGCCGTGATGATCATGGCTGACCTTTCGCGCGCGTTGAAGACCAACGTTTCGATGGATTGGATGGCGGTGTCCTCCTACGGTTCCGGCACGCAGTCATCGGGTGTTGTGCGGATCCTGAAGGACCTTGATACCGACCTCATGGGCCGCGACGTGCTCATCGTTGAGGACATCATCGACTCGGGCCTGACGCTTTCGTGGTTGATTTCAAACTTGAAGTCGCGTGGCCCGCGCTCGCTGGAGATCTGCACGTTCCTGCGCAAGCCGGATGCGGTCAAGGTTGATATCGATGTCAAGTACGTGGGTCGTGACATTCCGAACGAGTTCGTGGTCGGTTACGGCTTGGACTTCGCGGAGAAGTACCGCAACCTGGATGCGCTCGGAACGCTCGCCCCGCACGTGTACCAGAGCGAGCAGTAGCCCGCGGAGTAGCGCGGGTGCCTCTTTCGCGGCAGGCGAGGGGTAACCTAGAACTTCAAAGTATGTAAGTCGGTTCACAGCCGCCCTAAAGCAGCCGGCGATGGCGAAAACAGCTGGCAGCGACAGGTGGGGTAGGCGCTGTGGCTAAGAGGAAGGCGCGTCAGCGCATCAATGGACAAGACGACTCAGCCTAAGAAGAAGCTGTATCAAACCTGGTATTTCTGGGTGATTCTGGGTGTCGTTGGGCTCATGGTTGGTATGTCCGTTCTGTTGAGCGGGCAGCGTAACGAGGTTCCGACGTCGGTTGGTTTGAAGCTCCTTGAGGACAAGAAGGTTACCCGCGTTGAACTGAACGACGACGGTAACCGGGTTGAACTCACCACTTCGGATCCGGTTAAGCATGAGGGCCGTGACCTAGGTAAGAAGGTCACGTTCACGTATTCGGTGACGCGTGGTCAAGAGGTTGCTAAGGCGATCGCGGCGGCGGAGCCGGAGAAGGGCTTTGAGGATCGTCCGCAGACGAGCAACTGGCTGTTGTCCACGTTGGGTCTGTTGTTGCCGATGATCATCATCCTCGGCTTGTTCTTGTTCCTGATGTCGCGTGCCCAGGGTGGTTCCGGCAAGATCATGCAGTTCGGTAAGTCCCGGGCGAAGATGATCAATAAGGACATGCCGGAGGTCACGTTCAAGGATGTGGCTGGCGTGGATGAGGCTGTTGAGGAGCTCCGCGAGATCCAGGAGTTCTTGCAGTATCCGCAGAAGTTCGCGTCTGTTGGTGCGAAGATTCCGCGTGGTGTTTTGCTGTATGGCCCTCCGGGTACCGGTAAGACGCTGGTTGCGAAGGCTGTTGCTGGCGAAGCGGGCGTTCCGTTCTTCTCGATTTCGGGTTCCGATTTCGTTGAGATGTTCGTTGGTGTGGGTGCGTCCCGCGTGCGTGACTTGTTTGAGCAGGCTAAGAGTTCGTCGCCGTCGATCATTTTTGTTGATGAGATCGATGCGGTGGG
Encoded proteins:
- the ppa gene encoding inorganic diphosphatase, which translates into the protein MKHDVTIEIPAGSRVKYEVDHETGRIHLDRVLFTPMQYPTHYGFFDNTLGLDGDPLDALVYIPDVDLHPGVVVEARPIGVLNMTDDGGEDAKVVCVPSDPRFDHIQDVEDLGEFLRQEIEHFFTRYKDLEPGKWVKVEGWADRAAAEKELQESIERFKG
- a CDS encoding D-alanyl-D-alanine carboxypeptidase/D-alanyl-D-alanine-endopeptidase, whose protein sequence is MTTRSRSQRRFLIPVVVAFLLVATTQITSAYFGRPDEPAATAKVPDLPVAPLSESGPAPDAAVLQEKVDAAIKGSPGRVEVSVVDAVTGEQVAHVGDGAALIPASSLKVLTGTAAVASLGLEQTWVTRTVLEHRDGEAPVVWLVAGGDVMLAPGSGDPKVANGRAGLKTLAEQTAKELKASGALEESGGSLTVGVDTRMFSGEQLHPDWSDDLVSSHNVTDISPIAVFAGRTDAAHTSPVVRHPDAAALKTFAGNLKDALGSEVTAVDDDAEPGFREVDPFNTGTVEGQLAAVHSATVREQLAYAEAHSDNVILEVYGRLVGIKLGRGGTEEGAVEGVTRVLKELEVDTSNLIMRDASGLSPENRVPARTLAETMALTLNAGDQASTKKAGPSTASAKKEAQRIRRDLAFIPTMLPRAGATGTLQHRLDGTKAKALVLGKTGTLIDVISLTGVVTTKEGRPLGFSILFNDVEGNLDSARASADAVATALADCGCQ
- the tilS gene encoding tRNA lysidine(34) synthetase TilS, translating into MNNERIPPAEFRRIQRAREALRNRLPGGLNYVLAVSGGADSLALAAVCGQMRRDGDLTGHVTAAIVDHQLQPGSAEAAEGAAQACRELGVDRVVIRRIVVSGKGTENDAREARYRELELVRQEVGAEFLLTAHTANDQAEQVLLALARGSGTRAIAGIPDRRGRVLRPFLDVWREDTEAVCEAYGVEPWEDPTNADPEFALRNKVRLELLPEITRILGDGALANLVRTATQARHDAEHLDNEAQAALQACALTETPDVLEGPRASGRAPMQWDLDRYLLKNAPQAIRTRVLRIAAQTVGGRAPTAERTAALERLTAGEGSAGPIQLDGYVTAHRIKTTPDHSVIRFIGRPPAAASDASTASDA
- the hpt gene encoding hypoxanthine phosphoribosyltransferase encodes the protein MSREEIDQVVRDLAARIDEDYAGRDLLLVGVLKGAVMIMADLSRALKTNVSMDWMAVSSYGSGTQSSGVVRILKDLDTDLMGRDVLIVEDIIDSGLTLSWLISNLKSRGPRSLEICTFLRKPDAVKVDIDVKYVGRDIPNEFVVGYGLDFAEKYRNLDALGTLAPHVYQSEQ